One genomic region from Bradyrhizobium icense encodes:
- a CDS encoding acyltransferase family protein, with protein sequence MAVSSQVNVPLSNLRAVTIIIVVAFHSVLPYLASQPADPFPFDAPPYRWIAFPILDSQRWFGFDLFCAWQDVSLMSLMFLLAGLFTPSSLGRKGPRTYALERSWRIGLPFVLAVGVLSPLAYFASYRLTAADPSFSTFWQHWRALPMWPAGPQWFLWQIFLLGAVAAAVHAFAPHWLRALNALVARVADRPLLFFLALAALSALAYVPLAMVFTPWEWTFLGPFSFQLSRPLHYIVYFFAGFAIGSHASGHSILRPDGPLARHWLAWLAAAIASMSVWGGLTSLTLPEWQASAPLFRLASALAFPVASAAAALCLLAICLRLLQSRDRLLDSFSSNAYSIYLVHYVVVVWLQYALLDVDLNAIGKATIVLAAALTVSLAVSAGMKIGVRAIVSRHSEPQDESAIANQPR encoded by the coding sequence ATGGCCGTGTCATCACAGGTCAATGTGCCCCTCAGTAACTTGCGCGCGGTCACCATCATCATCGTGGTCGCGTTTCATTCCGTACTGCCTTACCTCGCATCGCAACCGGCCGATCCATTTCCGTTCGACGCACCGCCCTATCGCTGGATTGCATTCCCGATCCTCGACAGCCAGCGCTGGTTCGGCTTCGACCTGTTTTGCGCGTGGCAGGATGTCAGCCTGATGTCGCTGATGTTTTTGCTGGCCGGTTTGTTCACCCCGTCCAGCCTCGGCCGCAAGGGGCCTCGCACCTATGCTTTGGAGCGCTCGTGGCGGATCGGCCTGCCGTTCGTTCTTGCCGTCGGCGTTCTCAGCCCTCTCGCCTATTTCGCGTCCTATCGGCTGACCGCGGCCGATCCATCCTTCAGCACCTTTTGGCAACACTGGCGCGCGCTTCCAATGTGGCCTGCCGGGCCGCAATGGTTCTTGTGGCAGATCTTTCTGCTTGGTGCCGTTGCGGCCGCCGTCCACGCGTTCGCCCCGCATTGGCTTCGGGCATTGAACGCGCTCGTCGCCCGCGTTGCCGATCGCCCGCTATTGTTCTTCCTCGCGCTGGCGGCGCTCTCCGCGCTGGCCTATGTGCCGCTGGCAATGGTCTTCACACCGTGGGAATGGACCTTTCTCGGCCCATTTTCATTTCAGCTCAGCCGGCCATTGCACTATATCGTCTATTTCTTTGCTGGATTTGCGATTGGCAGCCACGCCTCCGGGCACAGCATATTGCGTCCCGATGGTCCGCTTGCACGTCATTGGCTGGCCTGGCTTGCGGCCGCCATCGCCAGCATGTCCGTATGGGGCGGGCTCACATCGCTGACCCTGCCGGAGTGGCAGGCGAGCGCGCCGCTCTTTCGCCTGGCTTCGGCGCTGGCGTTTCCGGTCGCCTCCGCAGCCGCCGCGCTGTGTCTGCTCGCGATCTGCCTCCGGCTGTTGCAATCGCGCGACCGCCTGCTCGATAGCTTCTCCAGCAACGCCTACAGCATCTATCTGGTGCACTACGTCGTGGTCGTGTGGCTGCAATACGCGTTACTTGATGTCGATCTCAATGCGATCGGCAAGGCTACGATCGTTCTTGCCGCTGCACTCACCGTAAGCCTGGCTGTAAGCGCTGGAATGAAGATCGGGGTGAGAGCTATCGTTTCGCGTCATTCCGAGCCGCAAGACGAAAGCGCCATCGCCAACCAACCGCGATAA
- a CDS encoding ABC transporter permease, whose translation MSLVLTLASRNLFHDRLRFVATMVGIVFSVVLVMIQMGLFLGFGRMVTTMIDHASADFWILPKGAKCFEDPSLLDVKLRDRVATVEGVGSAVPLVIGFSDWRLESGEVTPVFIVGSDLRDGSLQPFNVVDGNVPTLTQGANVAVDRSYFDRLGVSGVGSTAEIRGRKVRVVAVTDGIRSFATTPYVFVDQKNVRNYTGTPRDRASSILVRLKSDADREKVLGAIRAQAGDAEVLTSDEFRSRSRSFWLFGTGAGAALFAGAMLGMIVGTVIVAQTLYSSTKDHLNEFATLRAMGSSNAYIYTVIIYQALINAVIGFAIAAGIGSIVVQMTAKSALPIVITPWLMAALFALTVVMCVASGIGAIIRVVRIDPATVFMR comes from the coding sequence ATGTCGCTGGTATTGACACTTGCGTCCCGCAACCTGTTCCACGATCGGCTTCGCTTCGTCGCGACCATGGTCGGAATCGTCTTCTCGGTCGTCCTCGTCATGATCCAGATGGGTCTGTTCCTCGGCTTCGGCCGGATGGTTACGACCATGATCGACCATGCCTCGGCCGATTTCTGGATCCTGCCCAAGGGCGCCAAATGTTTCGAGGATCCTTCGCTGCTCGACGTCAAGCTGCGCGACCGCGTCGCCACCGTCGAGGGGGTGGGTTCGGCAGTCCCGCTGGTGATCGGATTCTCGGACTGGCGGCTGGAAAGCGGTGAAGTGACGCCGGTTTTCATCGTGGGTTCCGACCTGCGCGACGGCAGCCTGCAGCCGTTCAATGTCGTAGACGGCAATGTGCCGACGTTGACGCAGGGCGCGAACGTTGCGGTCGATCGCTCCTATTTTGACAGGCTCGGCGTCAGCGGCGTCGGCTCGACCGCGGAGATCCGCGGCCGCAAGGTGCGCGTGGTCGCCGTCACCGACGGCATCCGCTCGTTCGCCACGACGCCTTACGTGTTTGTCGACCAGAAAAACGTACGCAACTACACCGGAACTCCGCGTGATCGCGCCAGCAGCATTCTGGTCCGCCTGAAGAGCGATGCCGATCGGGAGAAGGTTCTCGGTGCCATTCGCGCGCAGGCCGGTGACGCGGAGGTTCTTACTTCAGACGAATTCCGCAGCCGCAGCCGATCGTTCTGGCTGTTTGGCACGGGGGCCGGAGCCGCGCTGTTTGCCGGCGCAATGCTCGGAATGATCGTCGGCACCGTGATCGTCGCGCAGACGCTTTACTCCAGCACCAAGGATCATCTGAACGAATTCGCCACCCTGCGCGCGATGGGCTCCTCGAACGCCTATATCTACACCGTGATCATCTATCAGGCGCTCATCAATGCCGTGATCGGCTTCGCCATCGCCGCAGGAATCGGCTCGATCGTGGTCCAGATGACTGCCAAAAGCGCGCTGCCGATCGTCATCACGCCATGGCTGATGGCGGCGCTGTTCGCCCTCACCGTCGTGATGTGCGTCGCATCCGGCATCGGGGCAATCATCCGTGTCGTTCGTATCGATCCAGCCACGGTGTTCATGCGATGA
- a CDS encoding ABC transporter ATP-binding protein, producing the protein MNDYVVEAKSVEKTLGRGAGEVQALRGIDLALRRGELTLLMGPSGSGKTTLLLVLGCMLTPSSGSVTVCGTPIADADKEALARIRREHIGFVFQSYHLFPTLTATQNVQLALDIRGEHGRRAAQKSQEALAMVGLEQKVNSLPGGLSGGEQQRVAIARALVANPSVVLADEPTGALDGKNGQSIMRILADTAHDRERAVLVVTHDPRVVPYADRIVEIEDGLIVQERTDRPRMPTAVPFRA; encoded by the coding sequence ATGAATGATTATGTGGTCGAAGCCAAGTCGGTCGAGAAGACGCTGGGTCGCGGCGCCGGCGAGGTGCAGGCGCTGCGCGGCATCGATCTCGCGCTGCGCCGGGGCGAGTTGACGTTGCTGATGGGCCCTTCGGGGAGCGGCAAGACCACGCTGCTTTTGGTTCTCGGATGCATGCTGACGCCGAGTTCGGGCAGCGTCACCGTCTGCGGCACGCCGATAGCCGACGCCGACAAGGAGGCGCTCGCCAGGATCCGGCGCGAGCATATTGGTTTCGTATTCCAGTCCTATCACCTGTTCCCAACGCTGACCGCGACCCAGAACGTGCAATTGGCGCTGGATATCCGTGGCGAGCACGGCAGGCGCGCGGCGCAGAAGTCGCAGGAGGCCCTTGCAATGGTCGGGCTCGAGCAGAAGGTGAACAGTCTGCCGGGCGGGCTCAGCGGCGGCGAGCAGCAGAGGGTCGCGATCGCGCGCGCCCTCGTCGCAAACCCTTCTGTCGTTCTTGCCGACGAGCCGACCGGGGCACTGGATGGAAAAAACGGCCAGAGCATCATGCGCATTCTCGCCGATACCGCCCATGACCGCGAGCGCGCGGTGCTGGTCGTCACCCACGATCCGCGCGTGGTCCCCTACGCCGATCGCATCGTCGAGATCGAGGACGGCCTCATCGTGCAAGAGCGTACCGACCGCCCGCGCATGCCCACCGCCGTGCCGTTCAGAGCCTGA
- a CDS encoding alpha/beta hydrolase, with the protein MSLRAELLRLGIRMLLKRRGGSLDVEQWRRNMRAMERFVPHPPARSTTVEIEAGRLRFHRVTTPASRPERNVLYLHGGAYVSGAPIYYRHFLWRIADALQARVWALEYRLAPEHAFPAALEDAVGGYHWLVDHTPDIRQLFVAGDSAGGGLALGLLLKLRDDGKPLPAAAVALSPWTDLALTGASLKTNAAADPMLNVEDLPGIATLYLGGADPRTPYASPLYGDPAGLPPVLIQVGSDEILRDDAVRMAEKLRSDNPRSKLEIWRRMPHVWQLFVPVLPEAHRAIAQIGEFISGVRG; encoded by the coding sequence ATGAGCCTGCGAGCCGAACTTTTGCGCCTGGGCATTCGCATGTTGCTCAAGCGGCGCGGCGGAAGCCTCGATGTCGAGCAATGGCGGCGGAACATGCGTGCAATGGAGCGGTTTGTGCCGCATCCGCCCGCCCGCAGCACAACAGTCGAGATCGAGGCCGGTCGGCTGCGGTTTCACCGGGTTACCACGCCGGCATCCCGGCCCGAACGTAACGTGCTCTATCTTCACGGCGGCGCCTATGTTTCAGGCGCGCCGATCTATTACCGGCATTTCCTGTGGCGGATTGCCGATGCTTTGCAAGCCCGCGTGTGGGCGCTCGAATACCGCCTGGCTCCCGAGCACGCTTTTCCGGCAGCGCTTGAGGATGCCGTGGGGGGCTATCATTGGCTTGTCGATCACACTCCCGATATCCGCCAGTTGTTTGTGGCGGGAGACTCGGCTGGCGGCGGCCTGGCGCTGGGCCTGCTGTTGAAGCTCCGTGACGACGGCAAACCGCTTCCTGCCGCGGCCGTCGCCCTGTCGCCCTGGACCGATCTGGCCCTGACCGGCGCCTCGCTGAAGACGAATGCCGCGGCCGATCCGATGCTGAACGTCGAGGATCTTCCAGGCATAGCGACACTCTATCTCGGCGGAGCCGATCCGCGTACGCCCTATGCTTCGCCGCTCTATGGCGATCCCGCTGGATTGCCGCCGGTACTTATTCAGGTCGGCAGCGATGAAATTCTCAGGGATGACGCGGTCCGCATGGCGGAGAAGCTGCGGTCAGACAATCCTCGCAGCAAGCTCGAGATCTGGCGGCGCATGCCGCACGTCTGGCAATTGTTCGTGCCGGTGTTGCCGGAGGCCCATCGCGCGATTGCACAGATCGGGGAGTTTATTTCTGGCGTGCGCGGCTGA
- a CDS encoding 2'-deoxycytidine 5'-triphosphate deaminase, protein MIAAMADAGLILPEYPFVESQIQPASLDLRLGDVAYRVRASFLPGPGATVAERIDELKLHEINLSDGAVLETNCVYIVPLLESLALPPEIVAAANPKSSTGRLDVFTRVIADGTRRFDMIGAGYHGPLYAEISPKTFPVLLREGSRLSQVRFRTGDAILNADELDALHGAERLVDIDDADLANGVALSVDLSGQNTGGFVGYRAKRHTGVVDVDRRGGYAVDEFWEPIPARSDGSLILDPGEFYILASKEAVQVPPDYAAEMVPFDPLVGEFRVHYAGFFDPGFGYAGAGGQGARAVLEVRSREVPFILEHGQIVGRLVYEKMLARPDAMYGQRIGSNYQAQGLKLSKHFRV, encoded by the coding sequence ATGATCGCGGCGATGGCGGATGCGGGCCTGATCCTGCCCGAATATCCGTTTGTCGAAAGCCAGATCCAGCCCGCAAGCCTAGATTTGCGCCTTGGTGATGTTGCTTACCGGGTGCGTGCGAGCTTCCTGCCTGGGCCGGGCGCGACCGTCGCCGAGCGCATCGACGAATTGAAGCTGCATGAAATAAACCTCTCCGACGGCGCGGTGCTGGAGACCAATTGCGTCTACATCGTGCCGCTCCTGGAAAGCCTCGCGCTGCCGCCGGAGATCGTGGCCGCGGCCAATCCGAAGAGTTCGACCGGACGGCTCGACGTCTTCACCCGCGTGATCGCCGACGGCACCCGCCGCTTCGACATGATCGGCGCCGGCTATCACGGCCCGCTCTATGCCGAGATCAGTCCGAAGACCTTTCCGGTGTTGCTGCGCGAGGGCTCGCGGCTCAGCCAGGTGCGCTTCCGCACCGGTGATGCCATCCTCAACGCCGACGAACTCGACGCGCTGCATGGCGCCGAGCGGCTGGTCGATATCGACGACGCCGACCTCGCCAATGGCGTGGCGCTGTCGGTCGATCTCTCCGGGCAGAACACCGGCGGCTTCGTCGGGTACCGCGCCAAGCGCCATACCGGCGTCGTCGACGTCGATCGCCGCGGCGGCTATGCGGTCGACGAATTCTGGGAGCCGATCCCGGCTCGATCGGACGGCAGCCTCATCCTCGATCCCGGCGAGTTCTACATCCTGGCCTCGAAGGAGGCCGTGCAGGTGCCGCCGGATTACGCCGCGGAGATGGTGCCGTTCGATCCGCTGGTCGGCGAATTCCGCGTGCACTACGCCGGCTTCTTCGATCCGGGCTTCGGCTATGCCGGCGCTGGCGGGCAGGGCGCGCGTGCCGTGCTCGAAGTGCGCTCGCGCGAGGTGCCGTTCATCCTCGAGCACGGCCAAATCGTCGGGCGTCTGGTCTACGAGAAAATGCTCGCGCGGCCCGATGCGATGTACGGCCAGCGCATCGGCTCGAACTACCAGGCGCAGGGGTTGAAGCTCTCGAAGCACTTCCGCGTCTGA